One window of the Podospora pseudocomata strain CBS 415.72m chromosome 7, whole genome shotgun sequence genome contains the following:
- the ARL2 gene encoding ADP-ribosylation factor-like protein 2 (COG:U; EggNog:ENOG503NXZN; BUSCO:EOG09264RJ7), with amino-acid sequence MLSILRKARLKDKELRILMLGLDNAGKTTIVKKIMGEDINTVSPTLGFIIKTIDYEGYKLNIWDVGGQKTLRSYWRNYFEKTDALIWVVDATDRLRIADCREELHGLLQEERLSGASLLVFANKTDVEGCMTAEELKDGLNLDEIRTHQWNILRCSAVTGQNLKEGLAWVVDDAKARLFLY; translated from the exons ATGCTGTCCATTTTGAGGAAGGCAAGGTTgaaggacaaggagctgCGCATTTTGATGCT TGGTCTTGACAATGCGGGCAAAACCACCATTGTCAAAAAGATCATGGGCGAGGATATCAACACCGTCAGCCCCACCCTTGgcttcatcatcaagacGATTGACTATGAAGG ATACAAGTTAAATATTT GGGATGTCGGCGGTCAAAAGACTCTTCGTTCGTACTGGCGCAATTATTTCGAAAAGACCGACGCCTTGATTTGGGTGGTTGATGCCACAGATCGACTGCGCATTGCCGACTGCAGAGAGGAATTGCATGGGCTCCTTCAGGAAGAG CGACTTTCAGGGGCAAGTCTGCTTGTGTTTGCAAATAAGACAGATGTTGAAGGGTGCATGACGGCAGAGGAGCTTAAAGAT GGACTGAACCTTGATGAAATTCGAACACATCAGTGGAATATTCTGAGATGTAGCGCTGTCACGGGACAAAACCTGAAAGAAGGTCTGGCTTGGGTTGTGGACGACGCCAAAGCCCGGTTGTTTCTTTACTAA
- a CDS encoding hypothetical protein (EggNog:ENOG503P30U), protein MYKQVGPQIPNLDSIESTANFMAAAARFNPRHGIKRLGQQEESNSLDRILADQRAPTDRTGLGYAPEPVASQEKLSGIVSSIPYRDKDGWHVPPITREALEESARIAMAPPQSQSHADDWGDGCGPAAPNNWDDGWGSTPALKSDWDEDWGSAPAVKIENSTSAANVQKSGSRVIPKPGPGTGSYGFPLAAPSGWYDARGPSTSRGNWGTTVDSPYDPKVNQSRRYIAPHLRQKFVSAGTQPGQPGPTGAASTSRQNPSTAKVEKASLPVSTSTAQHMPLAHTPAKRPSSERLAILPLKAENISPDLTTYRIPRPDMNFHGSENSPPASVSTIDISDTGVQELPDTRDVRNCIALERDVFVDRQGKFYQTNWAKAFHHRDNDDEYFDTEHYLTPFVTTWVQGVPDDVRPRFLRDEVPDHWKSDVDTNTGLLVEPAHFPDTIIGDNSALTGEEDWRRRNWSSNLLIHRRFAEQHKYKKKKGLKAQERQLAYKPGKVEEYVKPEPQPEDEATAMTPYDRGVPKIPAFLRPAEVVDMRAVSQIYEAEMRSGFQVVDSEPPAAEDWETVLRTSREFSMPFIVAVYGSARGLRLKEGNLQWSDEPQVPYNEQDAARQGFVKGQILGFAYASVWQSGIAGSGQGTSRYTARLHVWVDPKHRRNKLGFCLLDKLLAFMSPPHIPRTGIDFIDIHNNPIYHKLQDDDLKGTPMEELKKEEARRNRPRKYYNVQISYKFKHRPRWQLNNPTRHPALKDYVKDLDWVKKFLEEKLPFIKLVTFEAVHQSSKLREPKEEDGNKKVFWLDEFVWEYYCTSGLPDSDDGF, encoded by the exons ATGTACAAGCAAGTTGGGCCCCAGATACCCAACCTAGACTCGATCGAGTCGACCGCCAACTTCATGGCTGCCGCAGCCAGATTCAACCCTCGCCATGGAATCAAGAGACTTGGTCAGCAGGAGGAGTCCAACTCTCTTGATCGTATCCTTGCCGATCAGCGAGCCCCTACCGACAGGACAGGGCTTGGATATGCCCCAGAGCCGGTTGCTTCCCAGGAGAAGCTCTCCGGTATTGTCTCGAGTATCCCGTACAGAGACAAGGATGGGTGGCACGTTCCCCCGATTACACGAGAGGCCCTCGAGGAGTCGGCTAGAATTGCGATGGCCCCTCCCCAGTCACAGTCTCATGCCGACGATTGGGGTGATGGTTGCGGCCCGGCTGCCCCCAATAATTGGGACGACGGTTGGGGCTCGACTCCTGCTCTGAAGTCTGATTGGGACGAGGATTGGGGTTCGGCTCCCGCTGTGAAGATTGAGAATTCAACATCTGCCGCCAATGTTCAGAAGAGCGGGTCGCGCGTGATCCCAAAGCCTGGACCGGGCACTGGTAGCTATGGGTTCCCTTTAGCAGCTCCAAGTGGTTGGTATGACGCACGGGGCCCATCAACTTCGAGAGGAAACTGGGGCACAACTGTCGATTCACCTTACGATCCAAAAGTAAATCAGTCGAGACGCTATATAGCCCCTCATCTTCGTCAGAAATTCGTGTCTGCGGGCACCCAGCCTGGCCAGCCTGGGCCAACAGGTGCTGCTTCAACTTCGAGGCAGAATCCATCGACTGCCAAAGTCGAGAAAGCGAGCCTTCCTGTATCTACTAGTACAGCCCAACACATGCCTCTCGCTCACACCCCTGCCAAACGCCCGTCGAGTGAGCGCTTGGCGATTCTCCCACTCAAGGCTGAGAACATCTCTCCAGATCTT ACTACATATAGGATCCCCCGTCCCGACATGAACTTTCATGGCTCTGAGAATAGCCCTCCCGCCTCGGTGAGCACCATTGACATCAGCGATACGGGCGTCCAAGAACTTCCGGACACCCGTGACGTTCGCAACTGCATTGCCTTGGAGAGGGATGTTTTTGTGGACAGGCAAGGTAAATTTTACCAGACCAATTGGGCGAAGGCATTTCACCATCGTGACAATGATGACGAGTACTTCGACACCGAGCATTACCTCACGCCTTTCGTCACTACTTGGGTCCAGGGTGTTCCAGACGACGTGAGGCCTCGATTTCTTCGTGATGAGGTACCTGACCATTGGAAGTCCGATGtcgacaccaacaccggcTTACTTGTGGAGCCTGCTCACTTCCCTGACACAATTATAGGCGATAATTCCGCGCTGACGGGGGAAGAGGACTGGCGACGACGTAACTGGTCCAGCAATCTCCTGATTCACCGCAGATTTGCTGAGCAACACAAgtacaaaaagaagaagggcctCAAGGCTCAAGAACGTCAGCTGGCCTACAAGCCGGGGAAAGTGGAAGAGTACGTCAAGCCTGAGCCCCAGCCGGAGGATGAAGCGACTGCAATGACTCCTTACGATCGGGGTGTTCCCAAGATTCCGGCCTTCCTACGCCCCGCCGAAGTGGTTGATATGAGAGCAGTCAGCCAAATCTATGAGGCTGAAATGAGGAGTGGCTTTCAGGTTGTTGACTCGGAACCTCCTGCGGCTGAAGATTGGGAAACGGTCTTGCGGACCTCTCGTGAGTTCTCAATGCCTTTCATCGTCGCCGTCTACGGCAGCGCTCGTGGTTTGCGTTTGAAGGAGGGCAACCTTCAGTGGTCCGACGAACCCCAAGTCCCTTACAATGAGCAGGACGCCGCAAGGCAAGGATTTGTCAAGGGTCAAATCCTTGGGTTTGCCTATGCCAGCGTTTGGCAGTCAGGCATCGCTGGCAGTGGACAAGGCACAAGCCGGTATACGGCCAGACTCCATGTCTGGGTCGATCCCAAGCATCGTCGGAATAAGTTGGGATTCTgtctcctcgacaagctgctGGCTTTCATGTCGCCCCCGCACATTCCTCGCACGGGAATCGATTTTATCGACATCCACAACAATCCGATTTACCACAAGTTGCAAGATGACGATTTGAAGGGAACCCCcatggaggagctgaagaaagAGGAGGCCAGGCGGAACAGGCCCAGAAAGTATTACAACGTCCAAATCAGCTACAAGTTCAAGCACAGGCCCCGCTGGCAACTGAACAACCCGACACGACACCCAGCTCTCAAGGATTATGTCAAGGACTTGGACTGGGTGAAGAAGTTTTTGGAAGAGAAGCTTCCATTCATCAAGCTGGTCACATTTGAGGCTGTCCATCAGTCATCGAAGCTGAGGGAGCCgaaggaagaagatggcaaCAAGAAAGTCTTCTGGCTCGATGAGTTTGTGTGGGAGTATTACTGCACCTCAGGCCTGCCTGATTCTGATGATGGCTTCTAG